From Acidobacteriota bacterium, one genomic window encodes:
- the tssM gene encoding type VI secretion system membrane subunit TssM, which produces MSSWQVQQLKFAFGIGGLMSFYGIVGFLTYFGGQKLGLPVNTRIMVIVVLLLTLPFTLILGWVVSRRSKKKEEAAKKEAEEKTQAKETAAPAEQPQKVAAPKGDYAELPQGIEEVVKYLRSSNLGEAGEDAVYSLPWYLVAGLPKSGKSSVVVGSNLNFQTLPSQRQSEQKIIRPTAGIDWRVTTDAVFIDTAGRFQTEGGEVDEWSAILETVRKSRPNRPLDGVLLFADTDKILNADEREIEEIAKVMRARLDDAMQRLKVRFPVYLIFNHADAIEGFRDSFSTSKKEGETLVWGATIPLEKSETAHSMFDEEFALLNDSVMKRRLMRLSAPFPPVRQLRIFNFPLHFNSARRKLGAFVTALFRPNPFTENPFFRGFYLTASPGKRTAPELPQTVGSTYFVEKLFRDVILRDKDLVRTFQQQRQRPPIFSWLLTMFAAGLTLIFLILSVVSTVNNRTLLNQAADRALAVMNNAKADVNRDPLTKNADESTSEINAIEQLRLLMDKLDGYDRNSPPFYLRMGLYSGNRIYKEKLLNIYYTALSRRFMEPTRKKMEDEMKKFVSSPPIKNAAQLSTEEEDFLGKNYDLLKVYLMLTPNYRDKANESDVFNTLKTHWFEASKLPANLQDDAESQLKFYARQVDRIEGDGRFPIYQANANLVTEVRNKLRAFPAYQRYYRRKVTEISKDVDAKTTMSVEAILQREGGVTGIVEGDYTVPGAYTIEGFKQMEQAIAVSATELTGCDWVIEEKCDSVKAATDMIESPDAGKIRDRYFRDYSDHWKNFAKGIKVKQFRKENTTEQNKVSAKEALAGLSSASSPIKILLAEISKNTNLATPPTLGWWDSIVGWFSSKKLPTTGADSQVVRDFLPLTTFVRSDSKDKKSPIDDYAATLETVSGRYSTVVDDNRLAELTAKSEEERNKELNLKNAADSVNNSTKPFNKDLPFIADLLKQPLDNLKTLFGADTIKQLAEQWKSEVVPLARKAEVGYPFEETESNADFANLREYYAKGKGFTKFYEEKLKRYFDGTPGQLKLKDPANAPFNQEFVDYVNKALTLRQSLFSKGDDVKFTYNFELLNPNEAVVEMTIDGITISSVDKPSASIDFPATSGGATGVIIKVVSSGATTTSGTTTSGNSNTSSNTATTKPTTATGDEKPFLGQWGLFRFLNSAGMQKQTDNTYRISYRLKNGKMLEAKVTPPGVDPFNKEVYKLRAPENILR; this is translated from the coding sequence ATGAGCTCGTGGCAAGTCCAACAATTGAAGTTCGCCTTCGGAATCGGAGGCCTGATGTCCTTTTACGGGATCGTCGGATTTTTGACCTATTTCGGTGGTCAGAAGTTGGGGTTGCCGGTCAACACGCGGATCATGGTCATCGTCGTCCTCTTGCTGACGCTGCCATTCACGCTGATTCTCGGATGGGTCGTTTCGCGCCGCAGCAAGAAGAAGGAAGAAGCGGCGAAAAAGGAAGCCGAGGAGAAAACCCAGGCGAAGGAAACTGCGGCCCCCGCTGAACAACCGCAGAAGGTCGCCGCTCCGAAGGGCGATTATGCCGAACTGCCGCAGGGCATCGAAGAGGTCGTCAAGTACCTGCGATCTTCGAATCTTGGCGAAGCCGGCGAGGACGCAGTTTACTCGCTTCCGTGGTATCTCGTCGCGGGTCTTCCGAAATCCGGGAAATCGTCGGTCGTCGTCGGCTCGAACTTGAATTTTCAGACTCTCCCGAGCCAGCGGCAGTCGGAGCAAAAGATCATCCGGCCGACGGCGGGCATCGACTGGCGCGTGACGACCGATGCGGTGTTCATCGACACGGCCGGACGATTTCAAACTGAAGGCGGCGAGGTTGACGAATGGTCCGCGATCCTTGAGACCGTCCGCAAATCGCGCCCGAACCGGCCGCTCGACGGGGTTTTGCTGTTTGCCGACACCGACAAGATCCTGAACGCCGACGAGCGCGAGATCGAAGAGATCGCGAAAGTTATGCGCGCTCGCCTCGACGATGCGATGCAGCGCCTCAAAGTTCGCTTTCCCGTTTACCTGATCTTTAACCACGCGGACGCGATCGAAGGCTTTCGTGATTCCTTCTCGACGTCGAAGAAGGAAGGCGAAACGCTCGTTTGGGGTGCGACGATTCCGCTCGAAAAAAGCGAGACCGCGCATTCGATGTTCGACGAAGAGTTCGCACTGCTCAATGATTCGGTGATGAAGCGGCGCCTGATGCGTTTGAGCGCGCCTTTTCCGCCGGTGCGGCAACTCCGTATCTTCAATTTCCCGCTGCATTTCAATTCCGCGCGCCGCAAACTCGGCGCTTTTGTCACCGCGCTCTTCAGGCCGAACCCGTTCACCGAAAACCCGTTTTTCCGCGGCTTCTATTTGACCGCGTCGCCGGGCAAACGGACGGCGCCGGAACTTCCGCAGACGGTCGGGTCGACATATTTCGTCGAAAAGTTGTTTCGCGATGTGATTTTGCGAGACAAGGATCTCGTTCGCACCTTCCAGCAGCAACGCCAGCGGCCGCCGATATTCAGCTGGTTGTTGACGATGTTTGCCGCCGGGTTGACGTTGATCTTTTTGATTCTGTCGGTCGTCTCGACGGTCAACAACCGGACTTTGCTGAACCAGGCGGCGGACCGCGCGCTGGCGGTGATGAACAACGCCAAGGCCGACGTCAATCGCGATCCGCTGACGAAGAACGCCGATGAATCGACTTCCGAAATAAATGCCATCGAGCAGCTTCGCCTACTGATGGACAAACTCGATGGATATGACCGCAACAGCCCGCCGTTTTATCTCCGGATGGGACTTTATTCGGGTAATCGTATTTATAAAGAGAAACTGTTGAATATCTATTACACCGCGTTGAGCCGCCGGTTTATGGAACCGACGCGGAAGAAAATGGAAGACGAAATGAAGAAGTTCGTCTCCAGTCCGCCGATCAAGAATGCGGCCCAGTTGTCGACGGAAGAAGAGGACTTTCTTGGCAAGAACTACGATCTGCTCAAGGTTTACCTGATGCTGACACCGAATTATCGTGACAAGGCGAATGAATCGGATGTCTTCAACACGCTCAAGACCCATTGGTTCGAAGCCTCGAAGCTTCCGGCTAATCTTCAGGACGACGCCGAAAGTCAGCTCAAGTTCTATGCGCGCCAGGTCGACCGTATCGAGGGCGATGGTCGCTTCCCGATCTACCAAGCGAACGCCAATCTCGTCACCGAAGTCCGGAACAAACTCCGCGCGTTCCCGGCATATCAACGATATTACCGACGCAAGGTTACCGAGATCTCGAAGGATGTCGACGCGAAAACAACGATGTCCGTCGAGGCGATCCTCCAGCGCGAAGGCGGCGTCACGGGCATTGTCGAAGGAGATTATACCGTTCCCGGCGCATATACCATCGAGGGTTTCAAACAAATGGAACAGGCGATCGCGGTTTCGGCAACGGAGTTGACCGGGTGCGATTGGGTCATCGAAGAGAAATGCGATTCCGTCAAAGCCGCCACCGATATGATCGAGTCGCCCGATGCCGGCAAGATTCGCGATCGGTATTTCCGCGATTATTCCGATCACTGGAAAAATTTCGCAAAGGGAATCAAGGTCAAGCAGTTTCGCAAGGAAAACACGACCGAGCAGAACAAGGTTTCCGCGAAAGAAGCCCTCGCGGGGCTTTCGTCGGCGAGTTCCCCGATCAAGATCCTACTGGCCGAGATCTCGAAAAACACGAATCTGGCGACGCCGCCGACGCTTGGCTGGTGGGATTCGATCGTCGGTTGGTTCAGTTCGAAGAAACTTCCGACGACCGGCGCGGATTCGCAGGTCGTCCGCGATTTTCTGCCGCTGACGACTTTCGTTCGCAGCGACAGCAAGGACAAGAAGTCCCCGATCGACGATTATGCTGCAACCCTCGAAACTGTTTCGGGTCGATACAGCACGGTTGTCGATGATAATCGCCTGGCGGAATTGACCGCGAAGTCCGAGGAAGAACGCAACAAGGAACTCAACCTGAAGAATGCGGCGGACTCCGTGAATAATTCAACGAAGCCGTTCAACAAAGATCTTCCGTTTATCGCGGACCTGTTGAAACAGCCGCTCGATAATCTGAAAACGCTGTTCGGCGCCGACACGATCAAGCAGCTTGCCGAACAATGGAAATCCGAGGTCGTCCCGCTCGCGCGCAAGGCCGAGGTTGGTTATCCGTTCGAGGAGACCGAGAGCAACGCGGATTTTGCCAACTTGCGTGAGTACTACGCGAAAGGCAAAGGATTTACGAAGTTCTACGAAGAGAAGCTGAAGCGCTACTTTGACGGCACGCCCGGACAATTGAAGCTAAAGGATCCGGCGAACGCGCCATTCAATCAGGAGTTCGTCGATTATGTGAACAAGGCGCTGACCCTTCGGCAATCCTTGTTCAGCAAAGGCGACGACGTGAAGTTCACTTACAACTTCGAGCTCCTGAATCCGAACGAGGCGGTCGTAGAGATGACGATCGATGGAATAACGATCTCGTCGGTCGACAAACCATCGGCTTCTATCGACTTTCCGGCGACGAGCGGAGGCGCGACCGGCGTCATAATCAAGGTCGTCTCGTCCGGCGCGACGACGACTTCGGGAACGACAACGTCGGGGAATTCCAATACTTCGTCGAACACGGCGACAACCAAACCGACTACGGCCACGGGCGATGAAAAGCCGTTCCTCGGACAGTGGGGGTTGTTCCGGTTCTTGAATTCGGCCGGAATGCAGAAACAGACCGACAACACGTATCGGATCTCTTATCGCCTGAAGAATGGCAAAATGCTTGAAGCGAAGGTCACGCCGCCGGGCGTTGATCCGTTCAACAAAGAGGTCTATAAACTGCGGGCGCCGGAAAATATTTTGAGGTAG
- a CDS encoding DotU family type IV/VI secretion system protein — translation MSERSNKNDLVAFAGPVFDLILRLKAGIVQPSLDLRPKIASLLEDFENRAERYRFSSKIIQVAKFALASFVDETVLTNNFHLKEEWEKYPLQLEYFGEQLAGNKFFEKLSAMIKQIDVTADAVEIYYVCMLLGFKGRYAVYEKDKFLAIMQQTANALVKAGKIRPVELSPHWHADDQPEPPKPKKMPAWAKVAAFGGLGFAFIVYLIMFVMTSFYLSEAMKKLPF, via the coding sequence ATGTCTGAACGAAGCAACAAAAATGATCTCGTAGCGTTTGCCGGACCGGTTTTCGATCTGATCCTGCGCCTCAAGGCAGGGATCGTTCAGCCTTCGCTCGACCTGCGTCCGAAGATCGCATCACTGCTCGAGGATTTTGAAAATCGTGCCGAGCGCTATCGGTTCAGCAGCAAGATCATTCAGGTCGCGAAGTTCGCGCTCGCCTCGTTCGTTGACGAGACCGTCCTGACGAACAATTTTCATCTCAAGGAAGAATGGGAAAAATATCCGCTGCAGCTTGAGTATTTCGGCGAACAGCTCGCCGGCAACAAGTTTTTCGAGAAGCTCTCGGCGATGATCAAACAGATAGACGTCACGGCCGACGCGGTCGAGATCTATTACGTTTGTATGCTTCTCGGTTTCAAGGGCCGTTACGCCGTTTACGAAAAGGACAAATTTCTGGCGATCATGCAGCAGACCGCGAATGCCCTGGTCAAGGCCGGAAAGATCCGTCCGGTCGAGCTTTCGCCGCATTGGCACGCCGATGACCAGCCGGAGCCGCCGAAGCCCAAAAAAATGCCGGCGTGGGCAAAGGTCGCCGCCTTCGGTGGTCTTGGCTTTGCGTTTATAGTTTATTTGATAATGTTCGTAATGACGTCTTTCTACCTGAGTGAAGCGATGAAGAAATTGCCGTTTTAG
- the tssK gene encoding type VI secretion system baseplate subunit TssK has product MSKYRKIVWNEGMLLTPHHFQQWDNYHEEFLNSRVRSMMPFEYGILELQVNREAIANGNFQIISCHAVLQDGLMINVPDAEAVPDLRPVGDHFSPEAEKLGVHIAIPAKKAGEANFQPNGAKASTNVRFLQEGLTAKDETTGVNEQTLAYAKSNLRIIFDDEVRDGFTSMKIAELKRTPTGQLQINEDFIPATLKVSASAWLVTMLRQLVEILNTKSGSLGEQRRQRNASLADFTTSEVAVFWLLHTINSAIPTMAHFFRSPVLHPEKLYLEMAEIVGKLMTFATELYPRDIVKYDHDDLHFTFFNLSMQLKELLETVIPSRCVPIPLEKTRDTLYVGRVEDERLLKDAGFYLAVRAQMPESKLIEGVPRVVKIGSRDVIDTIIGSALPGVVLTHASPPPAPIPTRVGFRYFMLDTIGPYWDGIKGSKVIAVYVPDEIPDEQLEMYAVKP; this is encoded by the coding sequence ATGAGCAAGTATCGCAAAATTGTCTGGAACGAAGGGATGCTTCTGACTCCGCATCACTTCCAGCAATGGGATAACTATCACGAGGAGTTCCTCAACTCGCGAGTGCGCTCAATGATGCCGTTCGAATATGGGATCCTTGAGTTGCAGGTCAACCGTGAAGCGATCGCGAATGGTAATTTTCAAATCATCAGTTGTCATGCCGTTTTGCAAGACGGATTGATGATCAATGTTCCTGATGCCGAAGCGGTTCCTGACCTCCGTCCGGTCGGTGATCACTTCAGCCCCGAAGCCGAAAAGCTTGGCGTCCATATCGCGATTCCGGCAAAGAAAGCCGGCGAGGCGAATTTCCAGCCGAACGGGGCGAAGGCAAGCACGAATGTCAGGTTTCTTCAGGAAGGTCTTACCGCAAAGGATGAAACCACGGGCGTTAACGAGCAGACACTCGCCTACGCGAAAAGCAATCTGAGGATAATTTTCGACGACGAGGTGCGCGACGGTTTCACGTCAATGAAGATCGCCGAACTGAAGCGCACGCCGACCGGCCAATTGCAGATCAACGAGGATTTTATTCCGGCGACGCTGAAAGTTTCGGCATCCGCGTGGCTTGTCACGATGCTCCGTCAGCTTGTCGAGATCCTGAACACGAAAAGCGGCTCGCTCGGTGAACAGCGCCGGCAGCGAAACGCGTCGCTCGCCGATTTCACGACCTCGGAAGTCGCGGTGTTCTGGTTGCTGCACACGATCAACTCGGCGATCCCGACGATGGCGCATTTCTTTCGCTCGCCGGTGTTGCATCCCGAGAAGCTTTACCTTGAAATGGCTGAGATCGTCGGCAAGTTGATGACCTTCGCGACCGAACTCTATCCGCGCGATATCGTCAAGTACGATCACGACGACCTTCATTTCACGTTTTTCAATCTATCGATGCAACTCAAGGAGTTGCTCGAAACGGTGATTCCGAGCCGCTGCGTTCCGATTCCGCTCGAGAAGACCCGCGACACGCTGTATGTCGGACGCGTCGAGGACGAGCGGCTTTTGAAGGACGCCGGTTTCTATCTAGCGGTTCGCGCCCAGATGCCGGAATCAAAGCTTATCGAAGGTGTGCCGCGCGTCGTCAAGATCGGGTCGCGCGACGTCATCGACACGATCATCGGTTCGGCGTTGCCGGGCGTGGTGCTGACGCACGCGAGCCCGCCGCCGGCTCCGATCCCGACGCGCGTCGGCTTCAGGTATTTTATGCTCGATACGATCGGACCCTACTGGGACGGAATCAAGGGTTCGAAAGTGATTGCGGTTTATGTGCCGGACGAAATTCCGGACGAACAGCTGGAGATGTACGCGGTGAAACCGTGA
- a CDS encoding YkgJ family cysteine cluster protein: MSDTNEWITGNVTLSINGAPLQMQMTVPAAPVKPQRMLPIFQQMTNSFVEMGVSAAESNGETVSCRAGCGACCRQMVPLPEFEAYRIAELVEEMPEERGREIGQRFEDAVAALSGTDLFERLSKAGSLSPSDREELVLAYFRMGVPCPFLENESCSIHADRPIACREYLVSSPAENCANPSAQAIKMIEMPVKPSEPLRRLGQTRSIAGVDFIPLVLALKWSERNPEKFPEKTGEQWMADFFAALTKKAVPTGEAK; the protein is encoded by the coding sequence ATGAGCGACACAAATGAATGGATAACCGGAAACGTGACGCTGTCGATCAATGGCGCGCCGCTGCAAATGCAGATGACTGTTCCGGCGGCGCCCGTCAAGCCGCAACGGATGCTTCCGATATTCCAGCAGATGACGAATTCGTTTGTCGAAATGGGAGTGAGCGCCGCCGAATCGAACGGCGAAACGGTTTCGTGCCGCGCCGGCTGCGGAGCTTGTTGCCGTCAGATGGTGCCGCTGCCCGAGTTCGAAGCATATCGCATCGCCGAACTGGTCGAAGAAATGCCGGAAGAACGAGGCCGCGAGATCGGGCAGCGGTTCGAAGATGCGGTGGCGGCTCTCTCCGGGACCGACCTCTTCGAGCGTCTTTCAAAAGCCGGCTCGCTTTCGCCATCGGATCGCGAAGAACTCGTTCTTGCGTATTTCCGGATGGGAGTTCCGTGTCCGTTTCTTGAGAACGAGTCTTGTTCGATCCACGCCGACCGGCCGATCGCGTGTCGGGAGTATTTGGTGAGTTCGCCGGCGGAGAACTGTGCGAATCCGAGCGCGCAGGCGATCAAGATGATCGAAATGCCGGTCAAACCTTCGGAACCGCTGCGCCGGCTCGGTCAAACACGTTCGATTGCCGGCGTTGATTTCATTCCGCTGGTTTTAGCGTTAAAATGGAGTGAAAGGAATCCGGAGAAGTTTCCCGAGAAAACCGGTGAGCAGTGGATGGCCGATTTCTTCGCCGCACTGACAAAAAAGGCTGTGCCGACCGGTGAAGCAAAATAA
- a CDS encoding FHA domain-containing protein, with protein sequence MSQLWLNFRDENGVDRRVPVDAGSFTVGRQPGNGLAIPDNRLSRTHLKIDRFGEVFVASDCGSSNGTTHNGSKLDKPVSLANGDCLVLGGGIEIEVELIAAAVEPRRQRRTMTSETADSGDGSSIPPVIFIAAPVLVIIILVCGGGLVYFVGGKKDRDVVILNDTPIPERTTTDDDPPESDPSPTPTATPAENQNGSVTPSPTSSVVSDETRRIGEHAAKFLRRIALSDPNAFLNSAQIEILKGRVASLRGSSALGANLKQVSGNASEFRSMASAQALKPDFLAAAALAKLGNKPGDPVSTAKTMLPFLGDLRISLGNSLADDNLLIMADYLRRERNVKGSLQGILEGIPRSKIGGADPREIRTIWFLRKNNKISEEAYDFALRFLAIGTIMQNPKDFDVNAEPVNF encoded by the coding sequence ATGAGTCAATTGTGGCTGAATTTCCGTGACGAAAACGGCGTCGATCGCCGCGTGCCGGTCGACGCGGGGTCGTTCACGGTCGGACGACAGCCGGGCAACGGACTCGCCATTCCGGATAACCGGCTCTCGCGAACTCATTTGAAGATCGACCGTTTCGGCGAGGTTTTTGTGGCGTCCGACTGCGGGTCGAGCAACGGCACGACCCACAACGGTTCAAAACTGGACAAGCCTGTGTCACTGGCGAACGGCGACTGTCTCGTCCTGGGCGGCGGGATCGAGATCGAAGTCGAGTTGATCGCCGCCGCGGTTGAACCCCGCCGTCAGCGGCGAACGATGACTTCGGAAACGGCTGATTCGGGCGACGGTTCGTCGATTCCGCCGGTGATCTTCATCGCCGCGCCCGTGCTCGTGATCATCATCCTCGTCTGCGGCGGCGGACTGGTTTACTTTGTGGGCGGAAAGAAAGATCGGGACGTCGTCATCTTGAACGACACTCCGATTCCCGAAAGAACGACGACGGACGATGATCCGCCCGAATCGGACCCGAGCCCGACGCCAACGGCGACACCTGCGGAGAACCAAAACGGCTCAGTCACGCCGAGCCCGACATCATCGGTCGTATCGGACGAAACGCGCCGGATCGGGGAACACGCGGCGAAATTCTTGCGGCGGATCGCGCTCAGCGACCCGAACGCGTTCCTCAACAGCGCCCAGATCGAGATCTTGAAAGGGCGCGTCGCTTCTCTGAGAGGATCGTCGGCGCTCGGCGCGAATCTGAAACAGGTTTCGGGCAATGCCTCCGAATTCCGTTCGATGGCGTCGGCGCAGGCGTTGAAGCCGGACTTTCTTGCCGCCGCGGCGTTGGCGAAGCTCGGCAATAAACCGGGCGATCCGGTATCGACCGCGAAAACGATGCTGCCGTTTCTCGGAGATCTTCGAATCTCGCTCGGCAACAGTCTGGCTGACGACAATCTGCTGATAATGGCGGATTATCTTCGGCGCGAGCGAAACGTCAAAGGCTCGCTTCAGGGCATTCTCGAAGGTATTCCGCGTTCAAAGATCGGCGGCGCAGATCCGCGTGAGATCCGGACGATTTGGTTTCTCAGGAAAAACAATAAGATCTCCGAGGAAGCGTATGATTTTGCGCTCCGGTTCCTGGCGATCGGAACGATAATGCAAAACCCGAAGGATTTTGACGTCAACGCTGAGCCGGTAAATTTTTAA
- a CDS encoding FHA domain-containing protein, protein MLKASLTYRDENGAHEIDLREGRITFGRGSEADRQLDDTGLSRLHASVYRENDRIWVVDENSTNGSFVNDERVAPAGTPLRDGDEIAIGNRTKLTVRITAEQRSAATPETSASRQVSTTSEPAQHFPLAIILGALAFGILVIGISAAVIGMQFIGEKKTEVVQDFEDEEPTETPDRSNRNASKSPGTESSATPTPGGGSTTEDLGNTSVVETRNDGTTVVLPKGRYQDMSESDKDRYIAIKAEKIARIIGNQKADPIPAEAVAIIKRDLNGYVGRLKNATNDNCNQGSWVRSDFVSVLNRATKTSPFVIRSFRAEGLEPQIGIYVAMIESEHCSCLTSNTGAKGMFQFLASTWRDYDPDNNPDNRCVPEKAAKAGAQYMKVLITRYGTAPDSVLLAIASFNSGQGNLSKNMDKVLSNAVGQNRSFWTLMANKAVMEGKSGDQFKGENIKYVPKFFACAIIGENPQDFGASIRPLSTYTQ, encoded by the coding sequence ATGCTCAAGGCGTCCCTGACATACCGCGACGAAAATGGCGCGCACGAGATCGATCTCCGCGAAGGAAGGATAACTTTCGGACGCGGTTCGGAAGCTGACCGCCAGTTGGACGACACGGGCCTTTCGAGACTCCACGCGAGCGTTTATCGCGAAAACGACCGGATCTGGGTCGTTGACGAGAATTCGACCAACGGGAGCTTTGTCAACGACGAACGTGTTGCGCCCGCCGGAACTCCGCTACGCGACGGCGACGAGATCGCGATCGGAAACCGCACGAAACTGACCGTTCGAATCACCGCCGAACAGAGGTCGGCGGCGACCCCTGAGACTTCGGCGTCACGGCAAGTCTCGACCACGAGCGAACCGGCCCAGCATTTCCCGCTTGCGATCATTCTCGGCGCGCTGGCTTTCGGAATCCTTGTCATCGGGATTTCAGCGGCCGTCATCGGAATGCAGTTCATCGGCGAAAAAAAGACCGAGGTCGTTCAGGACTTCGAAGACGAAGAGCCGACCGAAACTCCTGACCGCAGCAATCGCAATGCGTCGAAATCACCGGGAACGGAGAGTTCGGCGACGCCGACACCGGGCGGCGGTTCGACCACCGAGGACCTCGGAAACACGTCGGTCGTTGAAACGCGGAACGACGGGACGACGGTCGTTCTGCCGAAGGGCCGATATCAGGATATGTCTGAGTCGGACAAGGACCGTTACATCGCGATCAAAGCGGAAAAGATCGCCCGGATCATCGGTAATCAGAAGGCCGATCCGATTCCGGCCGAAGCTGTCGCGATCATCAAACGGGACCTGAACGGTTATGTCGGCCGGCTCAAGAACGCGACCAACGACAATTGCAACCAGGGTTCCTGGGTTCGCAGCGACTTTGTCAGCGTCCTCAACCGCGCGACGAAAACGAGTCCGTTCGTTATTAGGAGTTTTCGCGCCGAAGGACTTGAACCGCAGATCGGGATCTACGTCGCGATGATCGAAAGCGAGCATTGTTCGTGCCTGACGAGCAATACCGGCGCGAAGGGAATGTTTCAGTTTTTGGCCTCGACCTGGCGGGATTATGACCCGGATAACAATCCGGATAACCGTTGTGTTCCGGAAAAGGCCGCCAAGGCCGGCGCGCAATATATGAAGGTCCTGATCACGCGATACGGAACGGCGCCCGACAGCGTTTTGCTGGCGATCGCAAGCTTTAACAGCGGTCAGGGAAACCTCAGCAAGAATATGGACAAGGTGCTTTCGAACGCCGTCGGCCAGAATCGGAGTTTCTGGACACTGATGGCAAACAAGGCCGTGATGGAGGGCAAATCGGGCGATCAGTTCAAGGGCGAAAACATCAAGTATGTGCCGAAATTCTTCGCCTGCGCCATTATCGGCGAGAACCCGCAGGATTTCGGCGCGTCGATTCGTCCGCTTTCAACTTACACTCAGTAA
- a CDS encoding FHA domain-containing protein translates to MATARLKIGEEEIAIGDGPVTFGRSGDNTFPYSDNTNISRNHAQIEFRDGAFHLLDLGSSNGTTVNGQRIEGDTELNDGDYITLGNSIIVQFFEDEVPEEEEDADSPPPSAADAKSNRTKIALGATGAVLGLAVVFASVAGYVAFSGDDSGCKATARIVSPRNGDVVSDQTEVKVNVSDSACVSRVIITLNNQEIVKLNNAPYTTSLDPDRFADLSDGRLYPLKAVIEDIDGKRIEPEMAVNLQFETREIAEPEPTEEITQATQTPTPQNQSGQSSLTDTRTMTAGIVRKFTGVSARYQLSNVEFLQEVRKRTAEYSSEGYFGRATPFRDQINQAFVREKTLDPALGFILAMSRSKFNAQAQGANVGLWQMSNEFVNANAYNVVCTTFDLAEPTQECAAKVAAYYSKDLVDAFDGDIVYAVAAFGKTAGEASVFKNTLPPDRSDFWKVLTDPQMREQVARFFAAAIVSENPQRFKLKNDRPISELYPLAN, encoded by the coding sequence ATGGCGACCGCGCGACTTAAAATCGGCGAAGAAGAGATCGCGATCGGCGACGGGCCGGTGACGTTTGGCCGGTCCGGCGACAACACCTTTCCGTATTCAGACAACACGAACATCTCACGCAACCACGCGCAGATCGAGTTTCGCGACGGCGCGTTTCACCTCCTCGATCTCGGGAGCAGCAACGGAACGACCGTCAACGGCCAGCGGATCGAGGGCGATACCGAACTTAACGACGGCGATTACATAACGCTTGGGAATTCGATCATCGTTCAGTTTTTCGAGGACGAAGTTCCGGAAGAAGAAGAGGATGCCGATTCTCCGCCTCCATCGGCCGCCGATGCGAAATCGAATCGCACCAAGATCGCGCTCGGCGCGACGGGTGCGGTTCTCGGCCTCGCGGTGGTCTTCGCTTCGGTCGCCGGATACGTCGCGTTCTCAGGCGACGATTCGGGTTGCAAGGCGACGGCGCGGATCGTCAGTCCGCGAAACGGCGATGTCGTCTCCGATCAGACCGAAGTCAAGGTAAATGTAAGCGATTCCGCCTGCGTGAGCCGCGTCATCATCACGCTCAACAATCAGGAGATCGTCAAACTCAATAATGCGCCGTACACGACTTCGCTCGATCCGGATCGCTTCGCCGATCTCTCGGACGGTCGGCTCTATCCGCTCAAGGCCGTGATCGAAGACATCGACGGCAAGCGGATCGAACCTGAAATGGCCGTCAATCTGCAATTCGAGACGCGCGAGATCGCCGAACCGGAACCGACCGAGGAGATCACCCAGGCGACACAAACACCGACCCCGCAGAATCAAAGCGGTCAGTCGTCGCTGACCGATACGCGGACGATGACGGCAGGTATTGTCAGAAAATTCACCGGCGTCAGCGCACGGTATCAACTCTCGAATGTTGAATTCCTGCAAGAAGTTCGAAAGCGGACGGCCGAGTATTCGTCCGAAGGCTATTTCGGCCGGGCGACGCCGTTTCGCGATCAGATCAACCAGGCCTTCGTACGAGAAAAGACGCTCGATCCGGCGCTCGGATTCATTTTGGCGATGAGCCGCAGCAAATTCAACGCTCAGGCGCAGGGCGCGAACGTCGGTCTCTGGCAGATGTCCAACGAGTTCGTCAACGCCAATGCCTATAATGTCGTCTGCACGACATTCGATCTCGCGGAACCGACGCAGGAGTGCGCGGCGAAGGTCGCCGCTTATTATTCGAAAGATCTGGTTGACGCCTTTGACGGCGACATCGTTTACGCGGTTGCGGCGTTCGGCAAGACGGCCGGCGAGGCGAGCGTGTTCAAAAACACGCTTCCGCCGGACCGTTCGGATTTCTGGAAAGTTCTGACCGATCCGCAGATGCGCGAACAGGTCGCCCGGTTCTTTGCGGCGGCGATCGTTTCCGAGAATCCGCAGAGATTCAAACTCAAGAACGACCGTCCGATCTCGGAACTTTATCCGTTGGCGAACTGA